Proteins from a single region of Pyrus communis chromosome 6, drPyrComm1.1, whole genome shotgun sequence:
- the LOC137736473 gene encoding cytochrome P450 CYP749A22-like, translating into MTTLGRVVIISASFLCVFFVLVLIKILHKLWWTPHRIQKQMALQGIKGPPYRLIHGNTKEIFDMIKEAMSKPKNLSHDIFSVVQPHMHSWTRTYGKNYLQWQGSQPQLVITELELCREILNNKDRAYPKSEPTDFLRKLLGDGLLTTAEGEKWKKMRKLGTHAFHGESLKSMFTEMVASAQTMLERWKSYEGKEIEVFEEFRLFTSEVISRTAFGSSYIEGQNIFEMLTKLTVLFFKSYYTIRLPGISKFFKSSDEIEAEKLEKGIHASITEIFKKREKKSMTKGRDSFGSDFLGLLLKAHHDANDNQRISVDDMVDECKSFYFAGQETTNTLLAWTIFLLAHHTDWQGEARKEVMDLFGKQTLNPDGIANLKTMSMILSESLRLYSPVVGFVRDVKREVKLGKLIVPANCELFVPNLALHRDPQIWGEDALLFKPERFSEGVAKATNNNVGAFIPFGIGPRSCVGLNFANTEAKIVLSMILQRYSFTLSPGYVHLPVQYVTIHPKLGVQVMLHPL; encoded by the exons ATGACTACTTTGGGAAGGGTAGTGATCATTTCTGCAAGCTTTCTGTGTGTGTTCTTTGTCCTAGTTCTCATCAAGATCCTTCACAAGCTATGGTGGACTCCGCATCGCATTCAGAAGCAGATGGCTTTGCAGGGGATCAAAGGCCCTCCTTACAGACTTAttcatggaaacaccaaggaaATATTCGACATGATCAAGGAAGCTATGAGCAAGCCGAAAAATTTATCACACGACATATTTTCCGTCGTTCAACCTCACATGCACTCTTGGACTCGGACATATG GAAAGAATTATCTTCAATGGCAAGGCTCTCAGCCTCAGTTGGTCATAACGGAACTTGAGTTGTGCAGAGAGATACTGAATAACAAAGATAGAGCTTATCCGAAAAGTGAGCCCACCGACTTTTTAAGGAAACTGTTAGGAGATGGCCTTTTAACAACAGCTGAAggtgaaaaatggaaaaaaatgcGGAAGCTCGGCACCCATGCGTTCCACGGAGAGAgcttaaaa AGTATGTTTACGGAAATGGTAGCGAGTGCGCAGACAATGCTTGAAAGGTGGAAAAGTTATGAAGGAAAAGAAATTGAGGTGTTTGAAGAGTTCAGGTTATTCACATCAGAAGTGATTTCTAGAACTGCATTTGGCAGCAGCTATATAGAAGGACAAAACATTTTTGAGATGTTGACAAAGTTAACCGTCTTATTTTTCAAAAGTTATTACACAATCAGGCTTCCCGGCATCAG CAAGTTTTTCAAAAGCAGTGATGAGATTGAAGCAGAGAAACTTGAGAAAGGAATACATGCCTCCATAACAGAGATTtttaagaaaagagaaaaaaagtcaATGACCAAAGGACGAGACAGCTTTGGGAGTGATTTTCTTGGATTGCTTTTGAAGGCTCACCATGATGCCAATGACAACCAGAGAATTTCAGTGGATGATATGGTTGACGAGTGCAAGTCGTTTTACTTTGCAGGACAAGAAACCACTAATACTTTGCTTGCTTGGACAATCTTTCTTCTCGCGCACCATACAGATTGGCAAGGGGAAGCAAGAAAGGAGGTCATGGACTTATTTGGCAAACAAACTCTAAATCCTGACGGCATTGCCAATCTGAAAACG ATGAGTATGATCCTCAGCGAGTCTCTAAGGTTATATTCCCCTGTTGTTGGTTTTGTGAGGGACGTTAAAAGGGAAGTTAAACTTGGAAAGCTTATTGTTCCTGCTAATTGTGAGTTGTTTGTCCCAAATCTAGCACTTCATCGTGATCCTCAGATCTGGGGAGAAGACGCACTTCTTTTCAAACCGGAGAGATTCTCAGAAGGGGTTGCTAAAGCAACTAACAATAACGTAGGTGCTTTCATACCCTTTGGAATAGGACCTCGAAGTTGTGTCGGATTGAACTTTGCAAACACTGAAGCAAAGATTGTTTTGTCCATGATTCTACAACGATACTCCTTCACACTGTCCCCAGGTTACGTGCACTTGCCTGTTCAATATGTGACGATTCACCCCAAACTTGGAGTTCAGGTAATGCTACACCCACTTTGA
- the LOC137737985 gene encoding cytochrome P450 CYP749A22-like produces MMNALGGQLVILPSFLCVFLVLLLIKIFHKLWWTPTRLQKLMALQGITGPPYRLIHGNTKEITDMIKEAMSRPKNLSHDVFSVVQPHIHSWTQIYGKNYLQWHGSKAQLIVTDPELCKEILNNKDRAYPKIETPYFEKKLFGDGLLTTTKAEKWAKLRKLATHAFHGESLKSMTPAMVASTETMLEKWKSYEGKEIEVFQEFRLFSSEVISRTAFGSNYIEGKNIFEMLAKLGVLVFKNSLTIRVPVISKFFKTSDEIEADKLEKGLRVSIMEIVKRREEKVTGGEGSFGSDFLGLLLKAYHDTNDDQRISADELFELCKEFYLVAQETTNALLAWTVFLLALHTDWQEEVRKEVVDLFGKQTPNADGIAKLKTMSMVINESLRLYSPVATIIRKTEREVELGKVTVPANLELIVPNLALHHDPQIWGEDLQLFKPERFSEGVAKATDNNVGAFMPFGMGLRSCVGMNFTNIEAKTALSMILRRYSFTLSPGYVHLPFHYLTVRPKHGIQVMLHSL; encoded by the exons ATGATGAATGCTTTGGGAGGACAATTAGTCATTCTTCCAAGCTTTCTGTGTGTGTTCCTTGTCTTACTCCTCATCAAGATCTTTCATAAGCTATGGTGGACTCCGACTCGATTACAGAAGCTGATGGCTTTGCAGGGGATCACAGGCCCTCCTTACAGACTTATCCATGGAAACACGAAAGAAATCACCGACATGATCAAGGAAGCAATGAGCAGGCCGAAAAATTTATCACACGACGTATTTTCTGTAGTTCAACCTCACATTCACTCTTGGACTCAGATATACG GTAAGAATTATCTTCAATGGCATGGCTCTAAGGCTCAGTTGATCGTTACGGACCCTGAATTGTGCAAAGAGATATTGAACAACAAAGATAGAGCTTATCCGAAAATAGAGACCCCTTACTTTGAGAAGAAGCTATTCGGAGATGGCCTTCTGACAACAACTAAAGCTGAAAAATGGGCGAAATTGCGAAAGCTGGCTACCCATGCTTTCCATGGAGAGAgcttaaaa AGTATGACTCCAGCAATGGTAGCTAGTACTGAGACAATGCTGGAGAAGTGGAAAAGTTATGAAGGAAAAGAGATTGAGGTGTTTCAAGAGTTTAGGTTGTTCAGTTCGGAAGTGATCTCCAGAACAGCATTCGGCAGCAATTATATCGAAGGAAAGAACATTTTCGAGATGCTGGCGAAGTTAGGCGTCTTAGTGTTCAAAAATTCTCTCACAATCAGGGTTCCCGTAATCAG TAAGTTTTTCAAAACCAGTGATGAGATCGAAGCAGACAAGCTAGAGAAAGGACTGCGCGTCTCCATAATGGAGATTGttaagagaagagaagagaaggtcACCGGAGGAGAAGGCAGCTTTGGGAGTGATTTTCTTGGATTGCTTTtaaaggcttatcatgatacgAATGACGACCAGAGGATATCGGCGGATGAATTATTTGAACTATGCAAGGAGTTTTACCTTGTTGCACAAGAAACCACTAATGCTTTGCTTGCTTGGACTGTCTTTCTTTTGGCGCTCCACACGGATTGGCAAGAAGAAGTGAGAAAGGAGGTTGTGGATTTATTTGGCAAACAAACTCCGAATGCTGATGGAATTGCCAAACTGAAAACG ATGAGTATGGTGATCAATGAGTCTCTAAGGTTATATTCTCCTGTTGCTACTATTATAAGGAAAACCGAAAGGGAAGTTGAACTTGGAAAAGTCACTGTGCCCGCAAATCTTGAACTGATTGTCCCAAATCTAGCACTTCACCATGATCCTCAAATCTGGGGAGAAGACCTGCAACTTTTCAAACCCGAGAGATTCTCTGAAGGGGTTGCTAAGGCAACTGACAACAATGTAGGCGCTTTCATGCCGTTTGGAATGGGTCTTCGAAGCTGCGTGGGCATGAATTTTACAAATATAGAAGCAAAGACTGCTTTGTCAATGATTCTACGACGATACTCCTTCACCCTTTCCCCGGGTTATGTCCACTTACCCTTTCATTATCTTACAGTCCGTCCGAAACATGGAATTCAGGTAATGCTACACTCACTTTGA
- the LOC137736474 gene encoding cytochrome P450 CYP749A22-like, whose product MGSFGGLVIIFASFLCLFLILGLIKILYKIWWTPTRIRKLMASQGIRGPPYRLIHGNTKEISDMRKEVMGRPQILSHDILSVVQPHMHSWIKIYGKNYLQWHGSTAQLVITEPELCKEILNNKDRAYPKADTPNFFNKLLGDGLAATTEAEKWGKLRKLATHAFHGETLKSMIPEMVASAEAMLERWKFFEGKEIEVYEEFRLFTSEVISRTAFGSSYIEGKNIFDMLMKLSSLLFKNAFKVRVPGISMFFKTSDEIESDKLEKEVHATIIEIVKKRENKAGTEEKDSFGSDFLGLLLKARHSANDNQRISVDELIDECKTFYFAGQETTNTLLGWTVFLLALNTDWQEEARKEVIQLFGKRTPNHDGIAKMRTMNMIINECLRLYTPAVYLTRKVEREVKLGKLIVPANLELFISTIPLHHDPQIWGKDVHLFKPDRFSEGVLKATNNNVGAFIPFGLGPRTCVGLNFSTTEAKIALSMILQRYSFTLSPSYVHLPLHYVTLRPYHGVQVILHSL is encoded by the exons ATGGGTTCTTTCGGAGGTTTAGTAATCATTTTCGCAAGCTTTCTGTGTTTGTTTCTTATCTTAGGTCTAATCAAGATCCTTTACAAGATATGGTGGACTCCGACTCGCATTCGGAAGCTGATGGCTTCACAGGGGATCCGAGGCCCTCCTTACCGACTTATCCATGGAAACACCAAAGAAATCTCTGACATGAGAAAGGAAGTCATGGGAAGGCCACAGATTTTATCACACGACATACTTTCTGTTGTTCAACCTCACATGCACTCATGGATCAAGATATATG GGAAGAATTATCTTCAATGGCATGGTTCTACGGCTCAGTTGGTCATTACAGAACCCGAGTTGTGCAAAGAGATACTGAATAACAAAGATAGAGCTTATCCGAAAGCAGATACCCCAAACTTTTTTAATAAGTTACTGGGAGACGGCCTAGCGGCAACAACCGAAGCTGAAAAATGGGGAAAATTGCGTAAACTGGCCACCCATGCCTTCCATGGAGAGACTTTAAAA AGTATGATTCCGGAAATGGTAGCTAGTGCTGAGGCAATGCTAGAAAGGTGGAAATTTTTTGAAGGAAAAGAGATTGAGGTGTATGAAGAGTTTAGATTGTTCACTTCGGAAGTGATTTCTAGAACAGCATTTGGCAGCAGCTATATAGAAGGAAAGAACATTTTTGACATGTTGATGAAGTTAAGCTCCCTGTTATTCAAAAATGCTTTCAAGGTCAGGGTTCCCGGCATCAG TATGTTCTTCAAAACCAGCGATGAGATCGAATCGGATAAACTTGAGAAAGAAGTACATGCCACCATAATAGAGATTGTcaagaaaagagaaaacaagGCAGGGACTGAAGAAAAGGACAGTTTTGGAAGTGATTTTCTTGGATTACTTTTGAAGGCTCGTCACAGTGCCAATGACAACCAGAGGATTTCGGTGGATGAGTTAATTGATGAGTGCAAGACGTTTTACTTTGCTGGACAAGAAACCACTAATACATTGCTTGGTTGGACCGTCTTTCTTCTAGCACTCAATACGGATTGGCAAGAGGAAGCAAGGAAGGAGGTCATACAATTATTTGGCAAACGAACTCCAAATCATGACGGCATTGCCAAAATGAGAACT ATGAACATGATCATCAATGAGTGTCTGAGGTTATATACCCCTGCGGTTTACCTTACAAGGAAAGTTGAAAGGGAAGTGAAACTGGGAAAGCTCATCGTTCCTGCTAATCTTGAATTGTTTATCTCGACCATTCCACTTCACCATGATCCTCAAATCTGGGGGAAAGATGTCCACCTTTTCAAACCAGACAGATTCTCAGAAGGGGTTTTAAAAGCAACTAATAATAATGTAGGTGCATTCATACCCTTTGGACTGGGACCCCGAACTTGCGTGGGCTTGAATTTCTCGACAACTGAAGCGAAGATTGCTCTGTCGATGATTCTACAACGCTATTCCTTCACCCTTTCCCCGTCTTACGTCCACCTGCCCTTGCATTATGTTACTCTTCGTCCATATCATGGAGTTCAGGTGATTTTACACTCGCTTTGA
- the LOC137737151 gene encoding cytochrome P450 CYP749A22-like, translating to MVTLAVGGVAVTLSSLLCVVLISVLVKVLHKLWCTPTRISKLMASQGIRGPPYRFIHGNTKQIATMRKEAMSKPKDLSHDILSVVQPHMHSWIMIYGKNYLQWHGTRAQFVITEPELCKEILNNKDRAYPKREVQGFVRKLLGDGLVSATDGEKWGKLRKIANHAFHGESLKSMVSEMVASAETMLERWKDYDGKEIEVFGEFKLFSSEVISRTAFGSSYIEGKNIFEMLNNIGFLIFKNALTIRIPGISKFLKTRDEIEAEKLEKAVHASIVEIVKKREEKAMTGGEDSFGSDFLGLLVKAYHDSNDEQRISVDDLVDECKTFYFAGQETVNTSLAWTVFLLALHTDWQEEARKEVIQLFGKQTPNHDGIAKMKTMSMIINESLRLYTPPVSITRKVERKVRLGQLIVPANVDLVISIIAIHHDPQIWGKDVQLFKPDRFSEGVAKATNNNVGAFIPFGLGPRTCVGLNFATTEAKIALSMILQRYSFTLSPGYIHSPLHYLTCRPQHGVQVMLHSL from the exons ATGGTTACTCTGGCAGTGGGAGGGGTGGCAGTCACTCTCTCAAGCCTTCTGTGTGTGGTTCTCATCTCCGTTCTGGTGAAGGTCCTTCACAAGCTATGGTGCACTCCCACTCGAATCTCGAAGTTGATGGCGTCTCAGGGTATCAGAGGCCCTCCTTACAGATTCATCCATGGAAACACCAAACAAATCGCCACCATGAGAAAAGAAGCCATGAGCAAGCCGAAGGATTTATCCCACGACATACTTTCCGTTGTTCAACCGCACATGCACTCTTGGATCATGATTTATG GGAAGAATTATCTACAGTGGCACGGTACTCGGGCTCAGTTTGTGATAACGGAGCCTGAGTTGTGCAAGGAGATACTGAATAACAAAGATAGAGCATATCCGAAAAGAGAGGTTCAGGGCTTTGTGAGGAAGCTGTTGGGGGATGGGCTTGTCTCAGCGACCGACGGTGAAAAATGGGGGAAACTGCGAAAGATCGCGAACCATGCCTTCCATGGAGAGAgcttaaaa AGCATGGTTTCGGAAATGGTCGCGAGTGCTGAGACGATGCTTGAAAGGTGGAAAGACTATGATGGAAAAGAGATTGAGGTGTTTGGAGAGTTTAAGCTGTTCAGTTCAGAAGTGATTTCAAGAACGGCGTTTGGAAGCAGCTATATTGAAGGAAAGAATATTTTCGAGATGTTGAATAATATCGGCTTCCTGATATTCAAAAATGCTCTCACAATCAGAATTCCCGGCATCAG CAAGTTTTTGAAAACTAGAGATGAGATTGAAGCAGAAAAACTTGAGAAAGCAGTACATGCCTCCATAGTAGAGATTGTtaagaaaagagaagagaaggcTATGACCGGAGGAGAAGACAGCTTCGGAAGTGATTTTCTTGGATTACTTGTAAAGGCTTATCATGATTCCAATGACGAACAGAGGATTTCAGTGGATGATTTGGTCGACGAGTGCAAGACCTTTTACTTTGCTGGACAGGAAACCGTTAATACTTCGCTCGCTTGGACTGTGTTTCTTCTGGCACTCCATACGGATTGGCAAGAGGAAGCAAGAAAGGAAGTCATACAGTTATTTGGCAAACAAACTCCGAATCACGATGGCATTGCAAAAATGAAAACG ATGAGTATGATCATCAATGAGTCTCTAAGGTTATATACCCCTCCAGTTTCAATTACAAGGAAAGTTGAAAGGAAAGTTAGACTTGGACAGCTCATTGTTCCTGCTAATGTTGATTTAGTTATCTCGATCATAGCAATTCACCATGATCCTCAAATCTGGGGGAAAGATGTACAACTCTTTAAACCAGACAGATTCTCGGAAGGGGTTGCAAAAGCAACTAACAATAACGTAGGCGCATTCATACCCTTTGGACTGGGACCTCGAACGTGTGTGGGCTTGAATTTTGCAACCACTGAAGCAAAGATTGCACTGTCGATGATTCTACAGCGTTACTCCTTCACCCTGTCTCCAGGTTACATCCACTCGCCCTTGCATTATCTGACATGTCGTCCACAACATGGAGTTCAGGTAATGCTGCACTCACTTTGA
- the LOC137738358 gene encoding cytochrome P450 CYP749A22-like, producing the protein MSSLEGFLCFFLVSVLISILHKLWWKPARMQKLMASQGIKGPSYKLVYGNTKEISSMKKETMSSPKSLSHDILSHVLPHFHWWTNVYGKYFLQWHGSQPQLVIRDPELCKEILQNKDRAYPKLKIKDYPKKLVGDSVLTTPEYEKWTKLRKLANHAFHGENLKGMLPAMVASAESMLERWKNYEGKEIEVFEEFKLMTSEVISKTAFGSSYLEGKLIFELLMKLCFFAFKNFYTVRFPGMSKFYKTSDEIETEKIEKALHNSVMEIIKKREEKAILRNGEEDRFGSDYLGLLLKAHHDADDKQRISVEDLINECKAFYFAGQETTTVLLAWTVLLLAIHADWQEKARKEVLQIFGERTPNADGISKLKTMSMILNESLRLYPPVVSISRTVNKESRLGKFMVPVNLELVIPILALHHEPEFWGPDAQLFKPDRFSDGVAKATNNNMGAFMPFGIGPRTCAGINFVANEAKVALSMILQRYSFSLSPAYIHSPFQLLTLRPRHGVQVILHPLVDCP; encoded by the exons ATGAGTTCTTTGGAGGGCTTTCTGTGCTTCTTCCTTGTCTCAGTTCTCATCAGCATCCTTCACAAACTATGGTGGAAGCCGGCTCGCATGCAGAAACTGATGGCTTCGCAGGGAATCAAAGGCCCTTCTTATAAACTCGTTTATGGAAACACGAAAGAAATATCCAGCATGAAAAAGGAAACAATGAGCAGTCCCAAGAGTTTGTCACATGACATATTATCTCATGTTCTACCTCATTTTCACTGGTGGACGAACGTATATG GGAAGTATTTTCTTCAGTGGCATGGTTCTCAACCTCAGTTGGTGATTAGAGATCCTGAATTGTGCAAGGAAATACTCCAAAACAAAGATAGAGCTTATCCAAAATTAAAGATCAAAGACTATCCCAAGAAACTAGTTGGAGATAGCGTTCTGACAACACCCGAGTATGAAAAGTGGACAAAATTGCGAAAGCTCGCAAACCATGCCTTCCATGGAGAGAATTTAAAA GGTATGCTTCCAGCAATGGTAGCTAGTGCCGAATCGATGCTAGAAAGGTGGAAAAACTATGAAGGCAAAGAAATTGAGGTGTTTGAAGAATTTAAGTTGATGACTTCAGAAGTGATTTCCAAAACAGCTTTTGGCAGCAGCTACTTAGAAGGAAAGCTCATTTTTGAGTTGTTAATGAAGCTATGCTTCTTTGCATTCAAGAACTTTTATACAGTCAGGTTTCCCGGTATGAG TAAGTTTTATAAAACCAGTGATGAAATAGAAACGGAGAAAATTGAGAAAGCACTGCACAACTCGGTAATGGAGATTATTAAGAAACGAGAAGAGAAGGCAATATTAAGGAACGGAGAAGAAGACAGGTTCGGGAGTGATTATCTTGGACTACTTTTGAAGGCTCATCATGATGCCGATGACAAGCAGAGGATATCGGTGGAAGATTTAATCAACGAGTGCAAGGCGTTTTACTTTGCTGGACAAGAAACCACTACTGTTTTGCTTGCTTGGACTGTCTTGCTTCTGGCTATCCATGCGGATTGGCAAGAGAAAGCAAGAAAGGAGGTCTTACAAATCTTTGGAGAACGAACACCGAACGCTGATGGCATTTCGAAACTAAAAACA ATGAGTATGATCCTCAACGAGTCTCTAAGGTTATATCCTCCCGTTGTTTCTATTTCAAGGACAGTTAACAAGGAATCTAGGTTGGGAAAGTTCATGGTTCCTGTCAATTTAGAGTTGGTTATTCCGATTCTAGCACTTCACCATGAGCCCGAATTCTGGGGACCTGACGCGCAACTTTTTAAACCAGATCGATTCTCAGACGGGGTTGCTAAAGCTACCAACAATAATATGGGTGCATTCATGCCCTTCGGAATTGGACCTCGAACTTGTGCAGGCATAAACTTTGTAGCCAACGAAGCGAAGGTTGCACTGTCGATGATTTTACAGCGGTACAGCTTCAGTCTCTCCCCTGCTTACATCCACTCGCCTTTTCAGCTTCTTACGCTTCGTCCGCGACATGGAGTTCAAGTAATTCTACATCCTCTTGTGGACTGCCCATAA